DNA from Lactobacillus johnsonii:
AGGATGCTTCTTAGAAAGTTGATATAAAACAAAACAAACTATCAAAACAACAGCAACTAAGGCCAAAATAACAGAAACATAAACTATTGGTGAACCAACTTCTGCTTTAACTTGTGCTGGTGGATAGATAGCAAGAACAATTCCGAAAACAGATGAAATTATACCTACTCCTCCAACAAGCCAAGCTCCAAATTTACCACCTGGTACTTTAAATGAACGAGGACGGTTAGGTTGGTCATAACGTAAACGTAGGAAAGCAGTAAACATTAAAATGTAGTAAAACATATATAAGACAGTAATTGTTTGAGTTAATAAGATAACAAATCCTTCAACATTAGGAATCAATTTTACTAAGTAAGCAACAACCGTCATTCCTGCAATTTGCGTATACATTAAGTGTGCCGGCATATTGTGTTTATTGTTCTTTTGGAACCAATTTGGCAAGAAACCACTTCCTCCGACTTGACCTAACATAAATGATGGACCCGCCATATTAGTTACAACCATAGCAATTGTGTTGAAAAGTAGAGCCCAAACAAGAACCATGTACAACCAAGGCATTCCAATTGTTGATCCTAAAATCCTGAATACAGAGTAGAGAGTGTATAAAACATTAATTTGTTTTTCAGGAATAATCATAGCAATGATTACAGTACCAACAACAAAGATTAAGAAAGCAAGAATAATTGAAATAAACATTGCTTTTGTGAAATCTTTTTCAGGATGTTTTAGTTGCTTAATATGGGCTGCATTAGTATCAATACCTGTGTATGAGAAGAATACACCAGCAGCTAGAGCTAACGTACTCATACCATTCCACTTAGGAATCAATCCTTTAGGTGTCATCGGAATAACAGGTTGATGCCCTTGAGCTACCCAAACAATAGCTAAAATAATCATGACTGCTAAAGGAATTAAGCTTCCGATAATGACACCGTATTTCGCGATGTTAGAGAAGGCCTTAACCCCCTTAGTAGCTAAATAAGTAAGGACCCAATATAAGATGATCCAACCTGTCATAATCAGCAATTCATGTTGTGGTGCTTGAGCGAATTTTACAGCGGCATCATAGTTTGGTGTATAAAACATGATGGTTGCTGTAAAGCTTGGCATCCCCATCCCAAAGTTCAAAATTAATTGGAACCACAGGATAAGTAAACAGGTTAGTCCCCAGCCTTTACCTAAACCTTCACCAACCCAGCGGAAAATTCCTCCGCGGTTACTCCAACCAGAAGCTAATTCAGCCGCAACTAGAGCAGTTGGGATGAAGAAACAAATAGCTCCGATTGCAAAGTACGTTACTGATGCAAGTCCATAGAATGATTGCTGAACATCATTTACTAGTCCAGCAACTATGGAAACATTCATCATTGTTAGGGCAAGGACAGATATATAGGTCTTTTTCTGTTGAGTTTTATTGTCTTCCATGAAAATACCCACTCCTTCTAAAAAGGCAAAAGAAACTAACTAAAAAGATGGTTGGCTTGTGAATCTCTTTTATTAGCAACATTTGTTATTGATAAAAAAGATTGCTCGTAAAAGATAGTAGTTCACATGAGTTTTCATCAAAATAGAAAGTTAATAAAACAAATAGATATTTATATAACGACTTGCAAGTTAAAATAATAATTATCTATTCGTCTCTTAGAATAGGAGTTAAAAATAAAAAAAGCAAATAAAAAACAATCGTAATAAATGGGCTTTATTTACAAAAAAACACTATATTAACTAATTTTTAATAAAATAACTAAAAAGAAGACTGATAAAATAATAAATCGATAAAATGTTTAAAAAATATATTCTTTTAGGAATAATTATTATTTTGTAAGTAAATGAATTATTTTTTGGATTCGGTTTCTTTTATTTGCTTTTAAAAAGGATAATCGTTATGGTTGAGATGAGAGTTAATGTTTTAGAAATATAAATGAACAGTTTCAAAGGTGGTAAGTACTATGGTTAAAAAAAATGTTCCTAAAAAGTTAACTTTTATGTCAATCTACTTTTTAGGAATTAACGGAATTATTGGATCTGGAGCGTTTTTGCTTCCACAATCTATTTATAAAGACATGAATTTGCTCAGTGTAATTGTTTTACTATCTGCTGCCTTGACAGTGGGGTTGATTGCTTTATGTTATGCAGATTTAGCTAGTCGTTTTACAGGATCAGGGGCTGCTTGGTTATATTCTTATAATGCTTTTGGTCGATTTGCGGGGTATGAATTAGGTGTATTTACCTGGTTTTTAGGTTGCTGTACGTATGCTGCTGAAGTGGTAGCATTTTTGACAACGCTTAAAAGTTTTGTACCAGCTTTTAAACAGAGTTCGATCTATTTTGCAGTTGGGATAGGTTTAATCTTATTATTCTCAATTATTAATTTCTTTGGTCGTGCATTAGTTAAGGTAATTGATAATACTTCTTCGATTGCAAAATTATCAACTATTATTTTATTTATTATTGTTGGTATGTTTTTCATGCATATTGCAAACTTCCATCCCGTAATGCCAGCAGCCGCCGGTAAGGGTGTTGGTCCTTTCTTCCATCATTTTGGTGCAGCATTTAGTGTTGTATTTTATTTATTTAGTGGATTCTCATTTATTCCAATAGCTGCTTCACAAATGAAAAATCCTGCGAAGAATATTCCACGAGCTTTAGTTGCAGTTATGGTTAGTGTAAGTATTCTTTATACTTTAATGCTATTAATTGCGATTGGTATTTTGGGTCATAAAATGTCTTGGTACACAATTCCAATTGCAAATGCCTTTAAAGCTGCTGTTGGTGAATGGGGTTATGTGATCATCATTATTGGAGTTTTGTTAAGTATTTTCGGTGTGGCGTTTACTTGCTCATTTAATACGCCTGCTTTGATTGCTTCCTTAGCTCTAGAACACCAGTTATTACCAAATTGGGTAGGAAAAAAGAACAAATTTGATGCTCCATGGGTTGGTATTATTTTGACAGCTGCTGTAACCTTACTTTTAATTACTCAATCATACTTATTCTTAGTTGGATGTATTGTTTTAGCTTCATTTGTTCAATATGTACCATCTATTTTTGCGGTTATTAAATTTAAGCATACTGGCCAATATCCAAACCATGGCTTCAAGCTTCCAGGTGGCTACACAATTCCAATTTTAGCTTTATTAGTAGCTTGCTATTTAATCTTTAACTTTACTTTGGAAACTATTTTACTCTCAATAGTTGTAGCTGCTGTAACAGCTGTTTTATACTTGTTCTTAGGAAAGAAGAGATTAGCTAAGATGGGCGGAATTCCAACTGCAGTTAGGGAGCAGAAGAATCATCCAAATATTACTAAAAAACAAAATTAACTAATAAATTTTTTGAAGTATATTCCAATTTGAACTAAATTTTATGTTGAAATAGGGTATGCTTCATTTTTTGTATGTTTTTATAAGTTTAAAGTATATTTGAAAGTAGAAAAAATGTCTGGAAATTATATTAGATTTCCAGACATTTTTTGTTTGTAGCGAAATTATGGATTAATTATTAAAAAATTTACGATAAATAATATTTACATGATTTTCTTTAAGAGCATATAAAATATGTCTATCTTCTACTGGCATATCTGTAACAACTTAGTCGAGACAATCAAGACTGCAAAGTTATGATGATTTGAAAATTTAGTATGATTCAAGAGGAGTGATCACATATGTTTATTACGCAAAGCGAAGAGATTTTTTATAATTAATTTGTAGAATTTATTCGAAAAAAGCATATTCCAATATAAAATCAGAATATGCTTTTTCACGATAATTAATAAAGTTAATTGTTAATCTTCTTCAGCCTTAAAACCGTTGGCTAGGTTAGGTTTTCTTCTACCAATTAGCCAAACAATCAGCAGACTAAGTATACCTTCAACAGCAATGTAGATTCCACGTCCAGATAAGTGTTTTAATCCTCCTAGGTAAATTCCGAAGATAATTGAGCCCATAATGATTGCAATCATTGAAATCCATTGAACCTTATCAAAAGCAATACCATATTCAATTTCTCGGTGTCTGATTCCAGGCAAAATTGCTCCTAAACCAATCAAGACGATTACAGCAACAATATTAATAATTAATTCATACCACCAAATATTGCTTCCTTCCGGTACATCTTGTGGCGTGATTCCCATAATCGTGGCTATAGCAGTAACAAGAAGGAGAGTTAGCCCAACAGCATAGGCAATTTTGTCGTTTTTAATAAAGACATATTTTGAAGGAAACTTTTTCGAATCTTTTCTAATCCGCATAAATGAGTAGAAGATCCAGCAGGTAACACCTGGTGAAACAATTGCGTTTAAGTTAAGTAACCAGTTAAAAATATCGTTCATGTTAGGTAAAAAGATACCTAAAATCATAATGAATGATGACAAAGCTACAGTTAATATATACCCGTTAATTGGCAAACCATTCTTATCCTTTTTTCTAAGGAACTTAGGCATATAGCGACTACCAGTATCAGAAATTAACATTCTAGTCATTGCATCAAGTAAAACTGCTAGCAATGCACAGTTAAAGAAGAAAGATGTCCAAGCCCAGAAGTAGAGAAGAAAATTGCCCCAACCATATTGGTGGCCAATCATCTTAAAGGCATAGTAAGCACCGTTCATTTTTAAGTCGTTAGGCAAGTGGTTTGCGTTAAAGTAAATTCCTAAGGCAAATGATCCAAATATTGTTAAGAATGCTGTCATTGCTGCTAAAGCAATCATCGCTTTAGGAAAGTCATATTGTGGCTTCTTCATTTTAGTTACATAAGGCGCAACTAATTCGGCACCATTCATTGCATAGATTAGCATTGCAATTGTTGAGAAGTAGCGCCAGTCAAATTTAGGAAAGATATCTCTCCAAGTGAAATTGGTGGTGGCCATATGGCCATCTGATTTTGCCAAACCTACAAAGGCAAGGACAACAAAAAGAATAGTCATAATAACCATTAGTCCACCACCAATGGTTGACAAGAACTCCATTGAATTTGAAAAATGGTGTTCAACAATGATGAAGACAATAAAAGTTACAAAGGTTAGGAGGGCAAACAAAGAGTTGGGAATTTGATCCTGAAACTTTTCTGATCCAGTAAGAGCCCAACCTAAGTCAACAATAACTTCATTAGCTGAATCAACAGCATAAGGAATTGAAGCTGCCCAATAAGTCCAAGCAGTGAAATATCCCAAGAATTCGCCATCAGTTCCGCGTACCCATGAAGAAAGTCCTCCGCCTTCTTTATTAAAGACTGAACCTAATTGTCCAACCATTAAAGAGTAAGGAATAACATAAAATAAAACCATTACGATCCATGAGAATATGACCGCCATTCCTTGGTTTTGGAAATTGTACATTATGTCATCTAAACCGATAACAGTACAGAGTGCCATCAAAAATAAAGTTTGCCAAGAAATAAATTTCTTGGCAGGGTTTAAATCTTTTGATTCATCCACGTTTAAATTTTCATCCTTTTCTACTAGTAAAATTGTATACAGCGATTTTACTAGAAAAGACTAGGCGATTTATTCTTAAATTTTATATTCATAAATTACTATTTTTCCTCTTAGTATTAATATCCTTAACTATTTTAATAATTATGAAGGTGTAAGACCAGGAAAAATATAAAAAAATAGCGTTTCTCAATTTGGAGAGACGCTATTTAAAATTATTTTGCAAGATTTCTAACGACATTCAAATTAAACAAAATCAAATTCAAGACCACAATACCTGCTGTGACAATAAATACCATGTTGTAGCTTGAAATACCGGCAATAAAGGAACCTAAAAGAGGCCCAACTATATTTCCAATATACATTGCACTCTGATTCCATGAAAAAATTCTTCCTGTTACAGCAGCTGGTGAATTCTTAGTTAATAAAGTTTGAACTTGTGGGAAGAGACAAGCATCGGTAAAGCCTACTAAAAATCGTAAGATACCGAGTTGAGTTGTGTTGTGAACAAAAGCGGTTAAGAAGAAAAGAATTGTTGCTCCAATAAAACCACCGATAATAATTTTATGGGTTCCAATTTTATCTCCTAAGGCTCCAAAACGAGAAGCAGCCAAAAACGTTGCAATTCCTGGTAATGCTGCAATAACTCCAGAAACGAAAACAACATCTCCGTGTCCATTCATTAATTGCTTAACATACAGTGAGACAATTGGATTAATTGAGTTATTAGCTGCTTGAATAATTAAAGTGGTTAGTAAAAGTCCAAAAATTAGAGCAGGAGAGCGGAGAGTTGCGATAACACCACTGGCCTTATCTAATTTCTTTTCAGTAATAGGTTTAAAACCTTCTTCATGAACAAAGAATAGTGAAAGAAGGAAGGAGATTAACAATAAACCGCCTGTGATAAAGAAAGTAACTCGGTAGCTAAATGTAGAAGCTAGCGCACCTCCTAAAAATGGTCCCAGTAAGTTGCCGGCAGTGAAAGAAGAAGCCATTGTTCCTAAAGCCTGACCAGATTTTTCTTTTGGAGTTTCTGTAGCAATTAAGGCATTTGAGTTTGAAACAAACCCAGCAAATACTCCTTGCAACATCCTTAGGAAGAACAATTGCCAGACATTAGTCACTAATCCCATGCTTCCAAGAACAATTGCCATTCCTAAAGAAGCCCTGAGAATCATTAGTTTTCTGCCTTTTTTATCAGCTAATTTTCCCCACCAAGGAGAAATAATGGCTGAAACAAAGTATACGCCTGAGAAAATAAATCCAGACCAAAAATTTAATTGTTGGTGAGTAAAATGACCCAAGGTATCAATGTAGAGAGGTAGAAAAGGCATAATTTCGGAAAAAGCAATTCCAGCAATAAAAACTGCAATTGAAAGGATATAAAGATTCTTTTTCCAAATCGGTTTATCTGATTTTTGCATCATCTAATCTCCCAACTTTTTAAAATCTATAGTTTTGTTTTTCAAAGATATTTTGCCTACCTTGAAGCCGTAATTTAATAGGTCTTTTTTGTAGGTTAAAAAGGAGTGATCGATTGGTAGACCTGCAATTTTTTTGATTTGATCAAAAGATAGTTGGAAATCTGCGTCTTTATTATCTTTAATGTATTTCCACAAGGGTTTGAATTTACTCATTAATCTTGCCTTTCTTTAAATTTGTTTTTCTAAATTAGTTGAAATTCTCTCAAGCTTTAATAAAGTTTCGGAATCAACAGTTCCAACTAATTTATTTACGTCATCAAAAGCATCGTTTACTTGATCAAGAACTTCTTTACCAGCGGGAAGCAGGAACAATTGCTTCTTTAAGCTGTTTGTAGGATCTGGTCTTCGCTCAATCATATTGCGCTTTTCTAATAATTTAACTACATTAGTAAAGCTTGCTGGTTGGTAAAAAAGATAATCAGCTACTTCTTTTTGAATGCAACCAGAATGTTTTTGGATATATCTTAAGACATGAGCGTGTGACATTCGTAGGTTAATAGAAGCTAGTTTTTGATTGATCAAAAGATTTTCTAATTTGCCAATATGATAAAGTAAATTTGCTAAGGGTCTTTTTCTCATAGGTATCCTTTCTAAGTTGTAATTACAACTATCAATTTAAAATAAGTATAGCGCAATTAATTGTAATTACGACTAGTCTCTTTTTAATTCAAGGAATCAATAACCTTAGAAAAATCATATTTACGATAGTGTAATGCTACTTTTTTATCTTTGAACATTACACTATGAATATCGCTAGAAGAATAGGCTAAGTAAAGACAATGAATAAGAAAATAAAGACACGAAAAAAGCAGACATTCTGGGGGATTAGAAGTCTGCTTTTTAATGTCGTATGTTATTTTGGGAGAATAAGTAAGGTGTAGAAGTTCCCTTACTTGTTAAATAGAATACCTTTCTTTTTTTAAAGAAGATTTGGTATTAGATTTAAAATTTGCAAAGAATTTCTTTAAAAAGTTTAAAGACATAAATATAATTAAAATAAAAGCGTTTGCGAGAGAAAAAATTATGAAAAAAGAACAATAAATTCAAATGTTAAAAGAATTTTCAGATGCAAATTCTACATCTGGATTTGAAGAAGAATTTGTAAAACTATTTTCTACTTATGCTAAAAATACTGCTGATATTACGGTAGATGGGATGCTTAATGTATATGCAGCTAAGAAAGAAAATAAAGGTAATCGCCCTGTTATTCAAATGGATGCTCACTCTGATGCAGTTGGTTTTATTACCCAGGCAGTTCGTCCGAATGGATTAATTAAATTTGTTCCACTTGGTGGTTGGGTAAAGTATAATATCCCAGCTTTAAGGGTGAAAATTCGTAATCGTGATGGTGAATATATTCCTGGAGTAGTAGCTACAAAGCCGCCACACTTTATGACTGCTGCTGAAAGAAAGTCAATCCCAGAAGTTGCTGATATGTCTATTGATGTAGGTTCATCAAGTAGGGAAGAGACCATTAAAGATTATAAAATTGATACTGGTTGTCCAATTTTTGTTGATGTAAAATGCGAATACCATGAAAAATCCGGCTTATTCTTCGGTAAAGATTTTGATGATCGCTTTGGTGCAGGAGCCATGGTAGACATCTTAGATAATTTGAAGGGTGAAGAGACTAATTTTGATGTAGTAGCTGCTTTATCTAGTCAAGAAGAAGTAGGACTGCGCGGTGCATATCTCACTGGACGAAAAATTAAGCCTGATTTATGTATTGTTTTAGAAAGTTGTCCAGCTGATGATACTTTTGAGCCGGAATGGTTATCTCAAACTGGCTTAAAACGCGGTCCAATGCTCAGAGATATGGACACTACATTTTTACCAAATCCTAAATTTCAACAGTATGCTTGCGATATGGCTGATAAGAATAATATTCCATATACTCGTTCTGTTAGAACAGGTGGCGGACAAGATGGGGCAGCAATTTATTATGAATATGGAGCTCCAACAATTGTTATTGGAATTCCAGTTCGTTATGAGCACTCCCCATATTGTTTCTCGGCATATAAAGACTTTAAGGCTTCAGTTGATTTAGCAACTGCAATTATTCGTGATATGACACAAGAAAAGCTAGATAGTTTTAAGGTGATCTAATGGATTGGAAAGTATTTTTCAAAAAAGTAGCAATTTTTAGTTGGTGTATGGCCATTATTAGTATTTTGATTTATATTGTTCGTTATACAGCAAGTGAAATTGGTAATCTTTTTATGTGGGACCAGCCATTTATTTGGGAGTTAATTTTAGGACTTGTTTTTTGTCTCTTATCAGTTTTTTGGCCGAAGAAAAATAAATAGAATATAAATTAATAGATATGAACCCCGAAACTAAGATAAAAATTTCGGGGTTTATATCGTTTATAATAAAAATAAGTATTTGTTATAGAAGGTTAGCTATGCATCTTTTAGAAATTAAAAATTTAAATTATTCTGTTGATGGAAATACCATTCTGAAAAATATTAATCTAAGTGTAAATTCAGGAGACTTTTTAACAATTATAGGACCTTCTGGTGCAGGAAAAAGTACACTTTTAAAAATTATTGCTAGCTTACTTACACCTACTTCTGGTTCAATAGAATATGAGGGAAAAGATATTAGTCAATATTCTCCGCTTGAATATCGTCGGCAAGTTTCCTATTGCTTCCAGCAACCGTCTCTTTTTGGAAAAACGGTAAGAGATAATCTGATTTTTCCTTACCAAATTCGAAGGGAAGAAGTCAATGAAGAGCATCTGGGTGAATTATTAGATAAAGTAAGTCTAAATCAGACTTTTTTGAAGAAAAATATTAATTCTTTATCTGGTGGAGAAAAGCAACGAGTTGCCTTAATTCGAAATCTAGTCTTTTTACCACAAATTTTACTATTGGATGAAGTAACTACAGGACTTGATGAAAATAGTAAGGAAATTGTTCATCATTTATTTGCTGATGTGCGCAAGAAGCATGTTACTATCTTACAAGTAACTCATGATAAAAGTGAAATTGAAAAAGCCAATAAAATTTTTGAAGTGAAGAAGGCATT
Protein-coding regions in this window:
- a CDS encoding M42 family metallopeptidase, whose product is MLKEFSDANSTSGFEEEFVKLFSTYAKNTADITVDGMLNVYAAKKENKGNRPVIQMDAHSDAVGFITQAVRPNGLIKFVPLGGWVKYNIPALRVKIRNRDGEYIPGVVATKPPHFMTAAERKSIPEVADMSIDVGSSSREETIKDYKIDTGCPIFVDVKCEYHEKSGLFFGKDFDDRFGAGAMVDILDNLKGEETNFDVVAALSSQEEVGLRGAYLTGRKIKPDLCIVLESCPADDTFEPEWLSQTGLKRGPMLRDMDTTFLPNPKFQQYACDMADKNNIPYTRSVRTGGGQDGAAIYYEYGAPTIVIGIPVRYEHSPYCFSAYKDFKASVDLATAIIRDMTQEKLDSFKVI
- a CDS encoding APC family permease, translating into MVKKNVPKKLTFMSIYFLGINGIIGSGAFLLPQSIYKDMNLLSVIVLLSAALTVGLIALCYADLASRFTGSGAAWLYSYNAFGRFAGYELGVFTWFLGCCTYAAEVVAFLTTLKSFVPAFKQSSIYFAVGIGLILLFSIINFFGRALVKVIDNTSSIAKLSTIILFIIVGMFFMHIANFHPVMPAAAGKGVGPFFHHFGAAFSVVFYLFSGFSFIPIAASQMKNPAKNIPRALVAVMVSVSILYTLMLLIAIGILGHKMSWYTIPIANAFKAAVGEWGYVIIIIGVLLSIFGVAFTCSFNTPALIASLALEHQLLPNWVGKKNKFDAPWVGIILTAAVTLLLITQSYLFLVGCIVLASFVQYVPSIFAVIKFKHTGQYPNHGFKLPGGYTIPILALLVACYLIFNFTLETILLSIVVAAVTAVLYLFLGKKRLAKMGGIPTAVREQKNHPNITKKQN
- a CDS encoding MFS transporter codes for the protein MMQKSDKPIWKKNLYILSIAVFIAGIAFSEIMPFLPLYIDTLGHFTHQQLNFWSGFIFSGVYFVSAIISPWWGKLADKKGRKLMILRASLGMAIVLGSMGLVTNVWQLFFLRMLQGVFAGFVSNSNALIATETPKEKSGQALGTMASSFTAGNLLGPFLGGALASTFSYRVTFFITGGLLLISFLLSLFFVHEEGFKPITEKKLDKASGVIATLRSPALIFGLLLTTLIIQAANNSINPIVSLYVKQLMNGHGDVVFVSGVIAALPGIATFLAASRFGALGDKIGTHKIIIGGFIGATILFFLTAFVHNTTQLGILRFLVGFTDACLFPQVQTLLTKNSPAAVTGRIFSWNQSAMYIGNIVGPLLGSFIAGISSYNMVFIVTAGIVVLNLILFNLNVVRNLAK
- a CDS encoding ABC transporter ATP-binding protein is translated as MHLLEIKNLNYSVDGNTILKNINLSVNSGDFLTIIGPSGAGKSTLLKIIASLLTPTSGSIEYEGKDISQYSPLEYRRQVSYCFQQPSLFGKTVRDNLIFPYQIRREEVNEEHLGELLDKVSLNQTFLKKNINSLSGGEKQRVALIRNLVFLPQILLLDEVTTGLDENSKEIVHHLFADVRKKHVTILQVTHDKSEIEKANKIFEVKKAFLDEKCSCQ
- a CDS encoding MarR family winged helix-turn-helix transcriptional regulator, with translation MRKRPLANLLYHIGKLENLLINQKLASINLRMSHAHVLRYIQKHSGCIQKEVADYLFYQPASFTNVVKLLEKRNMIERRPDPTNSLKKQLFLLPAGKEVLDQVNDAFDDVNKLVGTVDSETLLKLERISTNLEKQI
- a CDS encoding APC family permease, translated to MDESKDLNPAKKFISWQTLFLMALCTVIGLDDIMYNFQNQGMAVIFSWIVMVLFYVIPYSLMVGQLGSVFNKEGGGLSSWVRGTDGEFLGYFTAWTYWAASIPYAVDSANEVIVDLGWALTGSEKFQDQIPNSLFALLTFVTFIVFIIVEHHFSNSMEFLSTIGGGLMVIMTILFVVLAFVGLAKSDGHMATTNFTWRDIFPKFDWRYFSTIAMLIYAMNGAELVAPYVTKMKKPQYDFPKAMIALAAMTAFLTIFGSFALGIYFNANHLPNDLKMNGAYYAFKMIGHQYGWGNFLLYFWAWTSFFFNCALLAVLLDAMTRMLISDTGSRYMPKFLRKKDKNGLPINGYILTVALSSFIMILGIFLPNMNDIFNWLLNLNAIVSPGVTCWIFYSFMRIRKDSKKFPSKYVFIKNDKIAYAVGLTLLLVTAIATIMGITPQDVPEGSNIWWYELIINIVAVIVLIGLGAILPGIRHREIEYGIAFDKVQWISMIAIIMGSIIFGIYLGGLKHLSGRGIYIAVEGILSLLIVWLIGRRKPNLANGFKAEED
- a CDS encoding amino acid permease; amino-acid sequence: MEDNKTQQKKTYISVLALTMMNVSIVAGLVNDVQQSFYGLASVTYFAIGAICFFIPTALVAAELASGWSNRGGIFRWVGEGLGKGWGLTCLLILWFQLILNFGMGMPSFTATIMFYTPNYDAAVKFAQAPQHELLIMTGWIILYWVLTYLATKGVKAFSNIAKYGVIIGSLIPLAVMIILAIVWVAQGHQPVIPMTPKGLIPKWNGMSTLALAAGVFFSYTGIDTNAAHIKQLKHPEKDFTKAMFISIILAFLIFVVGTVIIAMIIPEKQINVLYTLYSVFRILGSTIGMPWLYMVLVWALLFNTIAMVVTNMAGPSFMLGQVGGSGFLPNWFQKNNKHNMPAHLMYTQIAGMTVVAYLVKLIPNVEGFVILLTQTITVLYMFYYILMFTAFLRLRYDQPNRPRSFKVPGGKFGAWLVGGVGIISSVFGIVLAIYPPAQVKAEVGSPIVYVSVILALVAVVLIVCFVLYQLSKKHPDWVNPNNKFAPFTWEIEGLKKPGKALSNVPTTVMSKDQNPMGMPINRPYKPDEQVSDDIVKADENNELSTDES